AGATCGCGGGGTCGCTGACGCTGTTCGGCGGATTGAAAGCGCTGTGGAACATCGCTGCCGAGGGCTTGCGCGCCCTCGGGTACACCGCGCGCATCGCGTGCGCGCCCACGCCGCTCGCGGCGCAGTGGTTCGCACGCGCGGGCCTCCCGGTGCATCTGCGTCATGCCGACGCACTGCGTGTGAGCCTGCCCAGTCTTCCCGTCGACGCGATGGACCTCGCAGCGGATGCGCTCGCGCTCTTACAGAACGTCGGGGCGAAGACCGTCGGTGACGTCATCGCGCTGCCGCGCGACGGCATCGCGCGCCGGCTCGGCCAGCGCGTGCTCGACGATCTCGACCGCGCATACGGCGCATTGCCCGACCCGCGCACGTACCACACGCCGCCTTCGGTCTTCAAGGCCGAGCAGCCGCTGCCTGCGCCCGCGCACGACGCGGGCATGCTGCTCTTCGCGGCGCGGCGCATGCTCGTCGAGCTGTGCGGCTATCTCACCGCGACTGCGAGCGGCGCGCAGCGGCTCACGTTTTCTTTCGAGCACCACAAGCGCGAGCCGACGCGCGTCACGCTCTCGCTGGTCGCGGCGACGCGCGACGCCGAGCACCTGACGAACGTGCTGCGCGAGCGCCTCGAGCGCACCGAGCTCGCCGCGCCCGCGACCGCGATTCAGCTTTCGAGCGAGATCCTGCTGCCGCTCGCCTCGAGCAATCTCTCGCTCATTCCCGACGCCGGACAGAACGAGGAAGCCGCCGCACACCTCATCGAGAAGCTTCGCGCACGCCTCGGCGACGACGCGGTGCTGGGACTCACGCGCCACGCCGACCACCGGCCCGAACGCGCGTGGCGCTATACCGAACCCGGCAGCCGCGACGCCAAGCTCGGCGACATCCGTTCGCGGCCGCTGTGGCTGCTCGCGCAACCTCGGCCTTTGAGCGAGATCGACAATGCGCCGTGCTACGAAGGCCGGCTCTCGCTCCTCGCGGGCCCCGAGCGCATCGAATCGGGGTGGTGGGACGGTAACGACGTCATGCGCGATTACTTCGTCGCGGCGAATCCTGTCGAAGCGATGCTGTGGATCTATCGCGAGCACGGCAAAGCCGGCCGCTGGTTCCTCCATGGTTTTTTTGCGTGAACGATTCGCAAGCCGGCTCGCTCCCAGCCTACGCGGAGCTGCACTGCCTCACCAACTTCTCGTTCCTGCGGGGTGCCTCGAGCGCCGAGGAGCTCGTCGCCCGCGCGCACGCGCTGGACTACAGAGCGCTTGCGATCACCGATGAGTGCTCGGTGGCAGGCGTAGTGCGTGCGCATGTCGCGGTGAAAGAGCTCACGGCAAAGAAGCTCCCGACGAACGAGTCGAAGAAACACAAGCTGAAGCTGATCGTCGGCACCGAGATCACGCTCACGAACAACCTGAAGCTGGTTTTGCTCGCGACCGATCGCAAAGGCTACGGCAGGATGTGTGCGCTGATCACCCTCGCGCGTACGCGCACACCCAAAGGGCAATATCGCCTCGAACCCGAAGATCTGGACGACGGTATCCCGGGATGTCTCGCGCTGCTCGTACCCGGCGCCGAGCCGAGCATCGATCATGCGAGGTTCGTCGCCCACCGCTTCGCCGGGCGTGCGTGGATCGCTGCCGAGCTCTGCTATGGATCGAACGACGGAGCGCGGCTGCGCAGCCTGCGCGAGCTCGGTAAACAGAGCGGCCTTGCGGTCGTCGCAGCCGGCGACGTCCATATGCACGTGCGCTCCCGGCGCCCGCTGCAGGACGTCCTGACGGCGATCCGGCTCGGTGTAACCGTCGATAAAGCCGGCGAAGCGCTGCATCCGAATGCCGAACGCCACTTGCGGCGCTTGTCGCATATCGCCAAGAAATATCCCGAAGACGATCTCCTGGCAGAAACGATTCGTATTGCGGAGCGCTGCCGGTTCGATCTCGGCGAGCTCAAATACGAATATCCCGCCGAGCTGGTTCCCGAAGGGCATACCGCATCGAGCTATCTGCGAGAGCTCACCGAAGCGGGTCTGCAGCATCGCTTTCCGGACGGTCCTACACCGGAGATCAAGGCGCTCGTCGAGCGCGAGCTCGCGCTGATCGAGGATCTCAAGTACGAGCATTTCTTTCTGACCGTGCACGACATCGCGCGCGAGGCGAGAGCCCGGAACATCCTGTATCAGGGCCGTGGATCCGCTGCGAATTCTGCGGTGTGTTACTGCCTGCGCATCACCGCGATCGATCCGGCGAGACAGCACGGCCTCTTCGAGCGCTTTCTTTCCCGCGAGCGTGACGA
This genomic stretch from Burkholderiales bacterium harbors:
- a CDS encoding DNA polymerase Y family protein, whose product is MLWLALHFPSLPLQVYTRAIRNAGGAAPLAVVGTQGSQSFIVGCNDAARRRGVKAGMPPAAASALACDLRLVPRDFAAEETTLERIAAWAIQFTPAVHIAPPCTLLLEIAGSLTLFGGLKALWNIAAEGLRALGYTARIACAPTPLAAQWFARAGLPVHLRHADALRVSLPSLPVDAMDLAADALALLQNVGAKTVGDVIALPRDGIARRLGQRVLDDLDRAYGALPDPRTYHTPPSVFKAEQPLPAPAHDAGMLLFAARRMLVELCGYLTATASGAQRLTFSFEHHKREPTRVTLSLVAATRDAEHLTNVLRERLERTELAAPATAIQLSSEILLPLASSNLSLIPDAGQNEEAAAHLIEKLRARLGDDAVLGLTRHADHRPERAWRYTEPGSRDAKLGDIRSRPLWLLAQPRPLSEIDNAPCYEGRLSLLAGPERIESGWWDGNDVMRDYFVAANPVEAMLWIYREHGKAGRWFLHGFFA